One stretch of Gopherus flavomarginatus isolate rGopFla2 chromosome 2, rGopFla2.mat.asm, whole genome shotgun sequence DNA includes these proteins:
- the LOC127044887 gene encoding serpin B10-like isoform X3 → MDSLSASNGSFTLDLFKKLNESFKGQNIFFSPWSISSALAMTYVGAKGNTATQMAEVLHFKKTTRTGEGCLQVTRTSRGRPKKRKMEPEDCKAEDIHSEFQALISSINKPQNSYLLKTANRLYEEQTFQFHSEYVEFVKNYYHAQPQAVNFTKAAEQARKEINSWVENQTEGKIQNLLPRGAVDSNTVLVLVNAIYFKGKWEKRFLNENTSENPFRLSKTKTKPVQMMFLKDRFPICYLETMKVKIAELPYVNNDLSMLILLPDDIEDKSTGLEQLERELTYEKLSKWTSPEMMKTSEVELFLPRIKLEESYNLKSTLSSMGMKDAFIQSQADFTGMSDNNDLYLSQVFHKSFVEVNEEGTEAAGASAVVVAVRTSLNSVRFKADHPFLFFIRHNKTNSILFFGRFCSP, encoded by the exons ATGGACTCTCTCTCAGCATCAAACGGTAGTTTTACCCTCGACCTTTTCAAAAAGCTGAATGAATCTTTTAAAGgccaaaacattttcttttccccttgGAGTATTTCATCTGCTCTGGCCATGACTTATGTGGGGGCAAAAGGTAACACTGCAACACAGATGGCTGAG GTGCTTCATtttaagaaaacaacaagaacCGGAGAAGGCTGTTTGCAGGTGACAAGAACTTCTCGTGGGAGGCCAAAGAAAAGGAAGATG GAACCTGAGGACTGCAAAGCTGAAGATATTCATTCTGAGTTCCAGGCATTAATCTCTTCAATCAACAAACCCCAAAATTCTTACTTGCTTAAAACTGCCAACAGACTGTATGAGGAACAGACTTTCCAGTTTCATAGT GAATATGTAGAATTCGTTAAAAACTATTACCATGCACAGCCCCAAGCAGTTAACTTTACAAAAGCTGCAGAACAAGCCAGAAAAGAAATCAATTCCTGGGTAGAAAACCAAACTGAGG GGAAAATCCAGAATCTGCTGCCTAGAGGTGCTGTTGATTCCAACACCGTACTGGTCCTGGTTAATGCCATTTATTTCAAAGGAAAGTGGGAAAAGAGATTTCTGAATGAAAACACGTCTGAAAATCCCTTCAGACTGAGCAAG ACCAAGACTAAACCAGTGCAGATGATGTTTCTAAAAGATAGATTTCCAATATGCTACTTGGAAACAATGAAGGTTAAAATTGCTGAGCTTCCATATGTCAATAATGACCTCAGCATGCTCATCCTATTACCAGATGACATTGAGGATAAATCTACTGGTCTGGAACAG CTAGAGAGGGAATTGACATATGAGAAATTATCCAAGTGGACCAGCCCAGAAATGATGAAAACGTCTGAAGTGGAGTTGTTTCTGCCCAGGATCAAATTGGAAGAGAGCTATAACCTCAAATCCACTTTGAGCAGCATGGGGATGAAAGATGCCTTCATTCAGAGTCAAGCTGATTTCACAGGGATGTCTGACAATAACGATCTATATTTGTCACAAGTTTTTCACAAGTCCTTTGTTGAGGTCAATGAAGAAGGCACTGAGGCTGCAGGTGCCAGTGCAGTCGTTGTAGCAGTGAGAACATCCTTAAATTCTGTAAGATTTAAGGCAGATCACCCTTTCCTCTTCTTCATCAGGCACAACAAAACCAACAGCATCCTCTTCTTTGGCAGATTCTGCTCCCCTTAG
- the LOC127044873 gene encoding serpin B10-like isoform X1, protein MEALSVANTGFALDLFKHECKTQTNTNILFSPWSISTTLATVYLGAKGNTADQMAKVLHFNKVGGAGVDITTIKPRRAYSKMEELLSNPCISVKKANLENSRNIHARFQALSSEINQPTKNYLLKSVNQLYGEKSSLFNKEYLQSIKQYYHTEPRAVDFMGAAEEVRREINSNVEHQTEGKIQALLPVNSVDSLTKLVLVNALYFKGNWAKTFKDGFTKEQPFRMNKNTTKPVQMMYQRGKFNWTYIQTMRTHIIELPYVNNDLSMLILLPDDISDGTTGLEMLERDLTYETLSRWTSSEMMEKTEVDVYLPRMKMEESYDLKSTLSSMGMRDAFSQDRADFRGMSEKNDLVLSNVFHKCFVEINEEGTEVAAASAASMTSRSLISAIQFAADHPFLFFIRHNKTKTILFFGRFCSP, encoded by the exons ATGGAAGCTCTGAGTGTGGCAAACACTGGTTTTGCCCTCGACCTTTTCAAACATGAGTGTAAGACACAAACCAACACAAATATCTTGTTTTCCCCTTGGAGTATTTCAACTACCCTGGCCACTGTGTACCTTGGAGCCAAAGGCAACACTGCAGATCAGATGGCAAAG GTGCTTCACTTTAACAAAGTTGGAGGAGCTGGAGTTGACATCACAACCATAAAACCACGACGAGCCTATTCCAAAATGGAGGAGCTTCTATCAAATCCATGTATCAGCGTTAAAAAG GCAAATCTGGAGAACTCAAGAAACATCCACGCAAGGTTTCAGGCACTTAGCTCTGAAATTAACCAACCCACTAAAAATTACCTGCTTAAAAGTGTCAACCAGTTATATGGAGAGAAATCATCACTTTTCAATAAA GAATATTTACAATCGATTAAACAATATTACCACACAGAGCCACGAGCTGTTGATTTCATGGGAGCAGCAGAAGAAGTAAGAAGAGAAATCAATTCCAATGTTGAACACCAGACTGAAG GTAAAATCCAGGCGCTACTGCCTGTCAACTCTGTTGATTCACTCACCAAGCTGGTGCTTGTCAATGCCCTCTACTTCAAAGGAAACTGGGCAAAGACATTTAAGGATGGATTTACAAAGGAACAACCTTTCAGAATGAACAAG AATACAACTAAGCCAGTGCAGATGATGTACCAGAGAGGGAAATTTAATTGGACCTACATTCAAACAATGCGCACCCACATTATTGAGCTCCCATATGTCAATAATGACCTCAGCATGCTCATACTGCTACCAGATGACATCAGCGATGGCACCACTGGCCTAGAAATG CTAGAAAGAGACTTGACGTATGAGACATTATCCAGATGGACCAGCTCAGAAATGATGGAGAAAACTGAAGTGGATGTGTATCTGCCCAGGATGAAAATGGAAGAGAGTTATGACCTCAAATCTACTTTGAGCAGCATGGGGATGCGAGATGCCTTCAGTCAGGACCGAGCTGATTTCAGAGGGATGTCTGAGAAAAATGACCTGGTTTTGTCAAATGTTTTTCACAAGTGCTTTGTGGAGATCAATGAAGAAGGCACAGAGGTTGCAGCTGCCAGTGCAGCTTCTATGACATCACGAAGTCTCATTTCTGCTATTCAGTTTGCAGCAGATCACCCTTTCCTCTTCTTCATCAGGCACAATAAAACTAAGACCATCCTCTTCTTTGGCAGATTCTGCTCCCCGTAA
- the LOC127044873 gene encoding serpin B10-like isoform X2: MEALSVANTGFALDLFKHECKTQTNTNILFSPWSISTTLATVYLGAKGNTADQMAKVLHFNKVGGAGNSRNIHARFQALSSEINQPTKNYLLKSVNQLYGEKSSLFNKEYLQSIKQYYHTEPRAVDFMGAAEEVRREINSNVEHQTEGKIQALLPVNSVDSLTKLVLVNALYFKGNWAKTFKDGFTKEQPFRMNKNTTKPVQMMYQRGKFNWTYIQTMRTHIIELPYVNNDLSMLILLPDDISDGTTGLEMLERDLTYETLSRWTSSEMMEKTEVDVYLPRMKMEESYDLKSTLSSMGMRDAFSQDRADFRGMSEKNDLVLSNVFHKCFVEINEEGTEVAAASAASMTSRSLISAIQFAADHPFLFFIRHNKTKTILFFGRFCSP; encoded by the exons ATGGAAGCTCTGAGTGTGGCAAACACTGGTTTTGCCCTCGACCTTTTCAAACATGAGTGTAAGACACAAACCAACACAAATATCTTGTTTTCCCCTTGGAGTATTTCAACTACCCTGGCCACTGTGTACCTTGGAGCCAAAGGCAACACTGCAGATCAGATGGCAAAG GTGCTTCACTTTAACAAAGTTGGAGGAGCTGGA AACTCAAGAAACATCCACGCAAGGTTTCAGGCACTTAGCTCTGAAATTAACCAACCCACTAAAAATTACCTGCTTAAAAGTGTCAACCAGTTATATGGAGAGAAATCATCACTTTTCAATAAA GAATATTTACAATCGATTAAACAATATTACCACACAGAGCCACGAGCTGTTGATTTCATGGGAGCAGCAGAAGAAGTAAGAAGAGAAATCAATTCCAATGTTGAACACCAGACTGAAG GTAAAATCCAGGCGCTACTGCCTGTCAACTCTGTTGATTCACTCACCAAGCTGGTGCTTGTCAATGCCCTCTACTTCAAAGGAAACTGGGCAAAGACATTTAAGGATGGATTTACAAAGGAACAACCTTTCAGAATGAACAAG AATACAACTAAGCCAGTGCAGATGATGTACCAGAGAGGGAAATTTAATTGGACCTACATTCAAACAATGCGCACCCACATTATTGAGCTCCCATATGTCAATAATGACCTCAGCATGCTCATACTGCTACCAGATGACATCAGCGATGGCACCACTGGCCTAGAAATG CTAGAAAGAGACTTGACGTATGAGACATTATCCAGATGGACCAGCTCAGAAATGATGGAGAAAACTGAAGTGGATGTGTATCTGCCCAGGATGAAAATGGAAGAGAGTTATGACCTCAAATCTACTTTGAGCAGCATGGGGATGCGAGATGCCTTCAGTCAGGACCGAGCTGATTTCAGAGGGATGTCTGAGAAAAATGACCTGGTTTTGTCAAATGTTTTTCACAAGTGCTTTGTGGAGATCAATGAAGAAGGCACAGAGGTTGCAGCTGCCAGTGCAGCTTCTATGACATCACGAAGTCTCATTTCTGCTATTCAGTTTGCAGCAGATCACCCTTTCCTCTTCTTCATCAGGCACAATAAAACTAAGACCATCCTCTTCTTTGGCAGATTCTGCTCCCCGTAA
- the LOC127044873 gene encoding serpin B10-like isoform X3: MEALSVANTGFALDLFKHECKTQTNTNILFSPWSISTTLATVYLGAKGNTADQMAKANLENSRNIHARFQALSSEINQPTKNYLLKSVNQLYGEKSSLFNKEYLQSIKQYYHTEPRAVDFMGAAEEVRREINSNVEHQTEGKIQALLPVNSVDSLTKLVLVNALYFKGNWAKTFKDGFTKEQPFRMNKNTTKPVQMMYQRGKFNWTYIQTMRTHIIELPYVNNDLSMLILLPDDISDGTTGLEMLERDLTYETLSRWTSSEMMEKTEVDVYLPRMKMEESYDLKSTLSSMGMRDAFSQDRADFRGMSEKNDLVLSNVFHKCFVEINEEGTEVAAASAASMTSRSLISAIQFAADHPFLFFIRHNKTKTILFFGRFCSP, from the exons ATGGAAGCTCTGAGTGTGGCAAACACTGGTTTTGCCCTCGACCTTTTCAAACATGAGTGTAAGACACAAACCAACACAAATATCTTGTTTTCCCCTTGGAGTATTTCAACTACCCTGGCCACTGTGTACCTTGGAGCCAAAGGCAACACTGCAGATCAGATGGCAAAG GCAAATCTGGAGAACTCAAGAAACATCCACGCAAGGTTTCAGGCACTTAGCTCTGAAATTAACCAACCCACTAAAAATTACCTGCTTAAAAGTGTCAACCAGTTATATGGAGAGAAATCATCACTTTTCAATAAA GAATATTTACAATCGATTAAACAATATTACCACACAGAGCCACGAGCTGTTGATTTCATGGGAGCAGCAGAAGAAGTAAGAAGAGAAATCAATTCCAATGTTGAACACCAGACTGAAG GTAAAATCCAGGCGCTACTGCCTGTCAACTCTGTTGATTCACTCACCAAGCTGGTGCTTGTCAATGCCCTCTACTTCAAAGGAAACTGGGCAAAGACATTTAAGGATGGATTTACAAAGGAACAACCTTTCAGAATGAACAAG AATACAACTAAGCCAGTGCAGATGATGTACCAGAGAGGGAAATTTAATTGGACCTACATTCAAACAATGCGCACCCACATTATTGAGCTCCCATATGTCAATAATGACCTCAGCATGCTCATACTGCTACCAGATGACATCAGCGATGGCACCACTGGCCTAGAAATG CTAGAAAGAGACTTGACGTATGAGACATTATCCAGATGGACCAGCTCAGAAATGATGGAGAAAACTGAAGTGGATGTGTATCTGCCCAGGATGAAAATGGAAGAGAGTTATGACCTCAAATCTACTTTGAGCAGCATGGGGATGCGAGATGCCTTCAGTCAGGACCGAGCTGATTTCAGAGGGATGTCTGAGAAAAATGACCTGGTTTTGTCAAATGTTTTTCACAAGTGCTTTGTGGAGATCAATGAAGAAGGCACAGAGGTTGCAGCTGCCAGTGCAGCTTCTATGACATCACGAAGTCTCATTTCTGCTATTCAGTTTGCAGCAGATCACCCTTTCCTCTTCTTCATCAGGCACAATAAAACTAAGACCATCCTCTTCTTTGGCAGATTCTGCTCCCCGTAA
- the LOC127044887 gene encoding serpin B10-like isoform X2: MDSLSASNGSFTLDLFKKLNESFKGQNIFFSPWSISSALAMTYVGAKGNTATQMAEVLHFKKTTRTGEGCLQEPEDCKAEDIHSEFQALISSINKPQNSYLLKTANRLYEEQTFQFHSEYVEFVKNYYHAQPQAVNFTKAAEQARKEINSWVENQTEGKIQNLLPRGAVDSNTVLVLVNAIYFKGKWEKRFLNENTSENPFRLSKTKTKPVQMMFLKDRFPICYLETMKVKIAELPYVNNDLSMLILLPDDIEDKSTGLEQLERELTYEKLSKWTSPEMMKTSEVELFLPRIKLEESYNLKSTLSSMGMKDAFIQSQADFTGMSDNNDLYLSQVFHKSFVEVNEEGTEAAGASAVVVAVRTSLNSVRFKADHPFLFFIRHNKTNSILFFGRFCSP, encoded by the exons ATGGACTCTCTCTCAGCATCAAACGGTAGTTTTACCCTCGACCTTTTCAAAAAGCTGAATGAATCTTTTAAAGgccaaaacattttcttttccccttgGAGTATTTCATCTGCTCTGGCCATGACTTATGTGGGGGCAAAAGGTAACACTGCAACACAGATGGCTGAG GTGCTTCATtttaagaaaacaacaagaacCGGAGAAGGCTGTTTGCAG GAACCTGAGGACTGCAAAGCTGAAGATATTCATTCTGAGTTCCAGGCATTAATCTCTTCAATCAACAAACCCCAAAATTCTTACTTGCTTAAAACTGCCAACAGACTGTATGAGGAACAGACTTTCCAGTTTCATAGT GAATATGTAGAATTCGTTAAAAACTATTACCATGCACAGCCCCAAGCAGTTAACTTTACAAAAGCTGCAGAACAAGCCAGAAAAGAAATCAATTCCTGGGTAGAAAACCAAACTGAGG GGAAAATCCAGAATCTGCTGCCTAGAGGTGCTGTTGATTCCAACACCGTACTGGTCCTGGTTAATGCCATTTATTTCAAAGGAAAGTGGGAAAAGAGATTTCTGAATGAAAACACGTCTGAAAATCCCTTCAGACTGAGCAAG ACCAAGACTAAACCAGTGCAGATGATGTTTCTAAAAGATAGATTTCCAATATGCTACTTGGAAACAATGAAGGTTAAAATTGCTGAGCTTCCATATGTCAATAATGACCTCAGCATGCTCATCCTATTACCAGATGACATTGAGGATAAATCTACTGGTCTGGAACAG CTAGAGAGGGAATTGACATATGAGAAATTATCCAAGTGGACCAGCCCAGAAATGATGAAAACGTCTGAAGTGGAGTTGTTTCTGCCCAGGATCAAATTGGAAGAGAGCTATAACCTCAAATCCACTTTGAGCAGCATGGGGATGAAAGATGCCTTCATTCAGAGTCAAGCTGATTTCACAGGGATGTCTGACAATAACGATCTATATTTGTCACAAGTTTTTCACAAGTCCTTTGTTGAGGTCAATGAAGAAGGCACTGAGGCTGCAGGTGCCAGTGCAGTCGTTGTAGCAGTGAGAACATCCTTAAATTCTGTAAGATTTAAGGCAGATCACCCTTTCCTCTTCTTCATCAGGCACAACAAAACCAACAGCATCCTCTTCTTTGGCAGATTCTGCTCCCCTTAG
- the LOC127044887 gene encoding serpin B10-like isoform X1, translating into MDSLSASNGSFTLDLFKKLNESFKGQNIFFSPWSISSALAMTYVGAKGNTATQMAEVLHFKKTTRTGEGCLQVTRTSRGRPKKRKMVSEDCKAEDIHSEFQALISSINKPQNSYLLKTANRLYEEQTFQFHSEYVEFVKNYYHAQPQAVNFTKAAEQARKEINSWVENQTEGKIQNLLPRGAVDSNTVLVLVNAIYFKGKWEKRFLNENTSENPFRLSKTKTKPVQMMFLKDRFPICYLETMKVKIAELPYVNNDLSMLILLPDDIEDKSTGLEQLERELTYEKLSKWTSPEMMKTSEVELFLPRIKLEESYNLKSTLSSMGMKDAFIQSQADFTGMSDNNDLYLSQVFHKSFVEVNEEGTEAAGASAVVVAVRTSLNSVRFKADHPFLFFIRHNKTNSILFFGRFCSP; encoded by the exons ATGGACTCTCTCTCAGCATCAAACGGTAGTTTTACCCTCGACCTTTTCAAAAAGCTGAATGAATCTTTTAAAGgccaaaacattttcttttccccttgGAGTATTTCATCTGCTCTGGCCATGACTTATGTGGGGGCAAAAGGTAACACTGCAACACAGATGGCTGAG GTGCTTCATtttaagaaaacaacaagaacCGGAGAAGGCTGTTTGCAGGTGACAAGAACTTCTCGTGGGAGGCCAAAGAAAAGGAAGATGGTAT CTGAGGACTGCAAAGCTGAAGATATTCATTCTGAGTTCCAGGCATTAATCTCTTCAATCAACAAACCCCAAAATTCTTACTTGCTTAAAACTGCCAACAGACTGTATGAGGAACAGACTTTCCAGTTTCATAGT GAATATGTAGAATTCGTTAAAAACTATTACCATGCACAGCCCCAAGCAGTTAACTTTACAAAAGCTGCAGAACAAGCCAGAAAAGAAATCAATTCCTGGGTAGAAAACCAAACTGAGG GGAAAATCCAGAATCTGCTGCCTAGAGGTGCTGTTGATTCCAACACCGTACTGGTCCTGGTTAATGCCATTTATTTCAAAGGAAAGTGGGAAAAGAGATTTCTGAATGAAAACACGTCTGAAAATCCCTTCAGACTGAGCAAG ACCAAGACTAAACCAGTGCAGATGATGTTTCTAAAAGATAGATTTCCAATATGCTACTTGGAAACAATGAAGGTTAAAATTGCTGAGCTTCCATATGTCAATAATGACCTCAGCATGCTCATCCTATTACCAGATGACATTGAGGATAAATCTACTGGTCTGGAACAG CTAGAGAGGGAATTGACATATGAGAAATTATCCAAGTGGACCAGCCCAGAAATGATGAAAACGTCTGAAGTGGAGTTGTTTCTGCCCAGGATCAAATTGGAAGAGAGCTATAACCTCAAATCCACTTTGAGCAGCATGGGGATGAAAGATGCCTTCATTCAGAGTCAAGCTGATTTCACAGGGATGTCTGACAATAACGATCTATATTTGTCACAAGTTTTTCACAAGTCCTTTGTTGAGGTCAATGAAGAAGGCACTGAGGCTGCAGGTGCCAGTGCAGTCGTTGTAGCAGTGAGAACATCCTTAAATTCTGTAAGATTTAAGGCAGATCACCCTTTCCTCTTCTTCATCAGGCACAACAAAACCAACAGCATCCTCTTCTTTGGCAGATTCTGCTCCCCTTAG